A single window of Aspergillus puulaauensis MK2 DNA, chromosome 5, nearly complete sequence DNA harbors:
- a CDS encoding tyrosinase family protein (COG:G;~EggNog:ENOG410PN51;~InterPro:IPR008922,IPR002227;~PFAM:PF00264;~SECRETED:SignalP(1-18);~go_function: GO:0016491 - oxidoreductase activity [Evidence IEA]) — MRLAKILSSLALLHLASAAPQACHPQAPTSCTNPPVRKEWRQLSDQDKAEYIDAVYCLTNLDPKSGLDGAANRFDDFQAVHSNQTPNIHFVGHFLLWHRYFVASYEKSLREECGYKGAQPYWNWSQDASTDLTSTAIFETEIFDPDTGFGGNGAWVEISDPTKNPFNLTGRLGGGCIQDGPFTADKFQLHHAGGGCLKRDYIPWVMNSFAQQSLVDHVQNQTDYASFARALENIPSFTQPNIHGSGHFGVGGVLGTLGNQYESPGDPLFYLHHGNLDRIFWEWQQNDLPKRLHQVGGPVKALDFSGKNVTLDFKVNIGALAPDRTLEQLLNTHGDDLCYMYA; from the exons ATGCGTCTTGCCAAGATTCTCTCGTCTTTGGCACTGTTGCATCTTGCCTCTGCTGCCCCTCAGGCATGCCATCCCCAAGCCCCTACGTCGTGCACCAATCCGCCTGTGCGTAAAGAGTG GAGACAACTGAGTGATCAGGATAAGGCCGAGTACATTGACGCCGTCTACTGCTTAACAAACCTGGACCCCAAATCTGGTCTGGACGGTGCTGCCAACCGTTTCGACGATTTTCAGGCCGTTCACTCGAACCAGACCCCAAATATCCACTTTGTG GGCCACTTTCTCCTCTGGCATCGATACTTTGTTGCTTCATACGAGAAGTCCCTGCGTGAGGAATGTGGGTATAAGGGTGCCCAGCC ATACTGGAACTGGTCGCAAGATGCTTCGACTGACCTGACGTCCACTGCCATCTTCGAGACCGAGATCTTCGATCCCGACACCGGCTTTGGTGGCAACGGTGCGTGGGTCGAGATCAGTGACCCAACCAAAAACCCCTTCAACCTCACTGGCCgccttggtggtggttgtatACAAGATGGCCCCTTCACTGCAGACAAGTTCCAGCTGCACCACGCCGGTGGGGGATGTCTAAAACGTGACTACATCCCCTGGGTGATGAACAGCTTTGCTCAACAGAGCCTCGTCGACCACGTGCAAAACCAGACTGATTACGCTTCCTTCGCACGAGCCCTTGAAAACATTCCTTCCTTCACGCAGCCCAACATCCACGGCAGCGGGCACTttggtgtcggtggtgttcTTGGAACCCTCGGCAACCAGTATGAGAGCCCTGGTGACCCCCTATTCTACCTCCACCACGGTAACTTGGACCGTATATTCTGGGAGTGGCAGCAGAACGACCTCCCTAAGCGTCTGCACCAAGTCGGTGGTCCAGTCAAAGCCCTGGACTTCAGTGGCAAGAATGTTACTCTTGACTTCAAGGTCAACATTGGCGCACTTGCTCCAGACCGCACCCTGGAGCAActcctcaacacccatgGCGATGACCTCTGCTACATGTACGCTTGA
- a CDS encoding putative MFS transporter (COG:G;~EggNog:ENOG410PG15;~InterPro:IPR020846,IPR011701,IPR036259;~PFAM:PF07690;~TransMembrane:12 (i51-70o90-110i117-136o142-165i177-198o210-232i287-311o323-345i352-373o379-399i411-432o444-466i);~go_function: GO:0022857 - transmembrane transporter activity [Evidence IEA];~go_process: GO:0055085 - transmembrane transport [Evidence IEA]), translating into MVYVEPSAMDSEKHQVQMSDDVKQHSLSAGGDYGEDQKLTRRILFKLDTRILPILALLFLCSFLDRTNVGNAKILGLEEDLKITNHQYDIGLTIYYLFYILSEVPSNLVIKKVSPKIWLPTLTAVWGIITMCLGFVRNFASFAAVRALLGVAEGGLLPGMVLYLSSFYRRGDLALRIGLFYTAASLSGAFGGLLARGLNEIGPRGGLEGWRWIMIIEGLLTFVCAIISYYVLPNSLETTPFLTEAERSYARERIRLENPHIQEAIPAEAESLAWSEVRRGLLEPQMWLSATAYFAILSGLYSFGLFLPTIIDESGFASDANQTQLWTVIPYAVAAVLTVFVSFLSDRLKLRGVVMLFSLPLAIAGYGAIANIQSPQAKYGMTFLMATGMYASVPCILVWNSNNSAGHYKRATTSGMQLAIANAGGFVATFIYPNTDKPQFHRGHTVVLGLLVFAWFMILLNVLYCAKINRDKKNGKYDNYAGYNDDRDPKFMMVL; encoded by the exons ATGGTGTACGTCGAGCCCTCAGCCATGGACTCTGAAAAGCATCAGGTGCAAATGAGCGACGATGTCAAACAGCACTCGCTCAGCGCGGGTGGGGATTATGGCGAAGACCAGAAGCTCACCAGACGGATTCTGTTCAAGCTAGACACAAG AATCCTGCCCATTCTAGCATTACTCTTTCTCTGCTCGTTCCTCGACCGGACCAATGTCGGTAACGCAAAAATTCTCGGCCTCGAAGAAGACCTCAAAATTACAAATCATCAGTACGACATCGGTTTGACCATCTACTATCTCTTCTATATTCTGAG CGAGGTTCCAAGCAACCTAGTCATCAAAAAGGTATCACCGAAGATATGGCTACCAACACTCACTGCAGTCTGGGGTATTATTACCATGTGTCTAGGGTTTGTGCGTAATTTTGCGAGCTTCGCTGCGGTTCGCGCTCTGTTGGGAGTTGCAGAAGGCGGATTGCTTCCTGGAATG GTGCTGTATCTTTCATCCTTTTATAGACGAGGCGACTTGGCTCTGAGGATTGGTCTCTTCTATACTGCCGCTTCGCTCTCTGGCGCATTCGGCG GCCTTCTAGCCCGCGGTTTGAACGAAATTGGTCCCAGAGGCGGACTAGAgggatggcgctggattATGATTATTGAAGGTCTATTG ACATTCGTATGCGCAATCATCAGCTATTATGTCCTCCCAAATAGCCTCGAAACAACGCCATTTCTGACCGAGGCGGAACGCAGCTATGCTCGTGAGCGAATCAGACTTGAGAACCCCCATATACAAGA GGCAATCCCGGCCGAAGCAGAAAGTCTGGCTTGGTCGGAAGTCCGAAGAGGGCTTCTAGAGCCCCAAATGTGGTTATCGGCAACGGCATACTTCGCTATCCTATCGGGCCTATACTCATTCGGTTTATTC TTGCCAACCATCATTGACGAGAGCGGATTTGCCAGCGACGCGAACCAAACCCAACTGTGGACTGTGATACCGTacgctgtcgctgctgtgCTAACGG TATtcgtctccttcctctccgacCGCCTGAAACTTAGAGGTGTCGTCATGTTattctctcttcccctcgcTATTGCTGGATACGGCGCTATCGCAAACATTCAATCGCCACAGGCAAAGTATGGCATGACATTCCTCATGGCTACAGGGATGTACGCCAGTGTCCCGTGTATTCTCGTCTGGAACTCTAACAACTCGGCGGGACATTATAAACGCGCTACCACATCAGGGATGCAGCTTGCTATCGCGAACGCGGGAGGATTTGTAGCGA CTTTCATCTATCCCAACACAGATAAGCCACAGTTTCACCGCGGTCACACGGTCGTTTTGGGCTTGTTGGTCTTTGCGTGGTTTAT GATCCTACTCAATGTTTTGTACTGTGCCAAGATAAACAGAGACAAGAAGAATGGCAAATACGACAACTACGCTGGGTACAACGATGACCGCGACCCCAAGTTCATGATGGTCCTGTGA
- a CDS encoding uncharacterized protein (COG:S;~EggNog:ENOG410Q0G8;~TransMembrane:6 (o15-37i49-71o99-117i129-149o172-194i206-225o)), whose product MPSYITASNGSQQPMFLIVMSLLVFLSVVIVSLRFYCRIFRVHKIGADDYLIMAAVAVTIGMTVMNGFHVAQGTGQHMKDLNLAVILVPTLKHWYAYQMVYPLTIGLVKFSILTQYYRIFEVKHFRTQVVAVGVFIMLYTIICVFVNAFECHSKPWRAWDPSFPAGCNNLNATYYSTASISIFTDLVILVLPLPQLMKLNIHRRRKYALIAIFMTGAFASAASIARLHALYRYFNTEDVPYDAIQILLWTQIEVNVAIISASAPSLRPLFASIFKGSSYGRGGPSSARHGGHGSSYGRGKSNYRRTLTHHGNSHGAIELTSRDEELYAGGVHGVTQSSSEARKAVEDESSSQEHILDHSPNIMKTVVIEMKSEDRK is encoded by the exons ATGCCGTCGTATATCACAGCTAGCAATGGCTCGCAGCAGCCGATGTTCCTGATCGTAATGAGCCTGCTAGTTTTTCTGTCGGTCGTCATAGTATCATTACGTTTCTATTGTCGCATTTTCCGCGTCCACAAAATCGGCGCTGATGACTACCTCATTATGGCCGCCGTGGCGGTGACAATTGGGATGACAGTTATGAATGGGTTTCATGTCGCTCAGGGAACAGG TCAGCATATGAAAGATTTGAACCTGGCTGTGATCCTGGTTCCGACCTTGAAACACTGGTATGCATACCAGATGGTCTACCCCCTCACGATTGGACTGGTCAAGTTCAGCATTCTGACCCAATATTACCGTATTTTCGAGGTCAAGCACTTCAGAACACAAGTGGTTGCGGTTGGAGTATTTATTATGCTGTATACCATCATTTGTGTTTTCGTGAAC GCTTTTGAATGTCACAGCAAACCGTGGCGAGCATGGGACCCCTCGTTCCCCGCGGGTTGCAACAACCTCAATGCGACATACTATTCGACAGCATCCATTTCCATCTTCACTGATTTGGTTATCCTGGTGTTGCCTCTTCCGCAGTTAATGAAATTGAATATACATCGACGCAGAAAAT ATGCCTTAATTGCCATCTTTATGACAGGAGCCTTCGCATCGGCCGCATCGATCGCCCGCCTGCACGCGTTGTACAGATATTTTAACACGGAAGACGTTCCCTACGACGCCATCCAGATTCTTCTCTGGACGCAAATCGAAGTAAACGTCGCTATCATATCCGCGTCGGCCCCGTCTCTCCGCCCGCTCTTTGCCAGTATTTTCAAAGGATCCTCATACGGCCGGGGTGGACCTTCGAGTGCCCGACACGGCGGCCACGGCTCGTCGTACGGCCGCGGAAAATCAAACTATCGACGCACGCTCACCCACCATGGTAACAGCCACGGTGCAATTGAGCTGACCTCTCGCGACGAGGAACTTTATGCCGGCGGGGTGCATGGAGTGACACAATCGAGTTCAGAGGCTCGGAAAGCCGTCGAAGatgagagcagcagccaggaacACATACTAGATCACAGCCCGAATATCATGAAGACGGTTGTCATCGAGATGAAGAGTGAGGATAGAAAATGA
- a CDS encoding uncharacterized protein (COG:S;~EggNog:ENOG410PJPF;~TransMembrane:5 (o20-41i48-70o82-103i115-141o165-186i)) translates to MDPQLPQPDSQTPKSTYFELSWSILSSIGLFVTFVGVWTLFISRPSPLTYIPIVVSVSCAIANGACYFAFYTNYAILNRAAASGFADFFWLIQEAGLSFYSYQILIHTLRNTARVVFLCVFWFLIFAISALRITILVYRVLDIASGADTLLYSGPYQSQIGKLHVGYFTTIAVVETWSSFFLIRLLHNAYRVSPKISSTRFVFRYLMRTTEIRVASLCFIGITRAVTYSTQTTSQSATTVAGQIDRFTYTMECLFPLVLLIDTLSSKKINQDTQLESFSTFDPVSSSPARYRNIQTHTEPLPPIPRHSRWLSSLRGHSA, encoded by the exons ATGGATCCCCAGCTCCCTCAGCCTGACTCTCAAACGCCGAAATCGACCTACTTTGAGTTGAGCTGGTCGATACTGAGCAGTATTGGGCTCTTCGTTACCTTCGTTGGAGTATGGACTCTGTTTATCAGTCGGCCGAGTCCATTGACCTATATCCCGATTGTAGTGTCTGTCTCCTGCGCGATAGCTAACGGGGCCTGTTACTTCGCATTCTACACCAACTATGCAATCCTTAATAGAGCCGCTGCAAGCGGCTTCGCTGATTTCTTTTGGCTT ATCCAAGAGGCTGGCCTCTCCTTCTACAGTTACCAGATCTTAATTCATACCCTGCGAAATACCGCACGTGTCGTCTTCCTCTGCGTCTTTTGGTTTCTTATATTCGCGATTTCGGCCCTTCGTATAACGATCCTGGTCTACAGAGTCTTGGATATCGCCAGCGGCGCAGATACCCTTCTCTACTCGGGACCCTACCAAAGCCAAATCGGCAAACTACACGTCGGGTATTTTACTACaatcgccgtcgtcgagacCTGgagctctttcttcctcatccgcctTCTCCATAATGCCTACCGAGTCTCCCCCAAAATTTCATCCACTAGATTCGTCTTCCGGTACCTTATGCGCACAACTGAAATCCGTGTCGCAAGCCTCTGCTTCATCGGCATCACCCGCGCAGTTACCTATTCCACACAGACCACGTCGCAATCTGCAACAACCGTTGCTGGGCAAATCGACCGATTCACATATACCATGGAGTGTCTGTTCCCATTGGTTCTCCT GATTGACACCCTGTCTTCCAAGAAAATCAACCAGGACACACAACTCGAATCCTTTTCAACTTTTGATCCggtttcctcctcgcctgccAGGTATCGGAATATTCAAACCCACACCGAGCCTCTCCCTCCGATACCACGGCATTCAAGGTGGCTTTCCTCGTTGCGCGGACACTCTGCATAA
- a CDS encoding uncharacterized protein (COG:P;~EggNog:ENOG410PJUC;~InterPro:IPR002645,IPR001902,IPR036513,IPR011547;~PFAM:PF00916,PF01740;~TransMembrane:11 (o54-72i84-103o109-130i142-162o215-234i246-267o301-319i339-360o372-390i402-424o436-463i);~go_component: GO:0016020 - membrane [Evidence IEA];~go_component: GO:0016021 - integral component of membrane [Evidence IEA];~go_function: GO:0008271 - secondary active sulfate transmembrane transporter activity [Evidence IEA];~go_function: GO:0015116 - sulfate transmembrane transporter activity [Evidence IEA];~go_process: GO:0008272 - sulfate transport [Evidence IEA];~go_process: GO:0055085 - transmembrane transport [Evidence IEA]): MGRIQGLKKAIKHDPNISRFVSLNGNCLPRLPKASANYLAAKVPITQWITGYSLAWLWSDLVAGVTIGILLVPQSLAYAKVAEIPARYGLISSWLPTLFYTIMGTSKDVTAGPTAIMGLLTGQIVTDLVAEGYDAGAIASAAAFWVGVYSLILGLLRLGFLLDFIPLPVLSGYVSGAAITIVLQQLKGLFGEGKSADDTAGVIRVFFQRLPNTNWRAFLIGLSGIILLLGLQYVGHKWGKSHRSFWYLSIARNALALIIFTLISWGVNKSRPDDPLFGISQVTGAGIIPPRKPDSNLLLKVAGRSVAVFIAAALEHLAIGKAFGRRHGYVIEQDQELNYIGLINLFGSFFSCMPVTGGFSRTAVNSESGVKSPLSGLATTACVLVSIYKLTDAFYWIPSATLSAIIVVAVWQIIVPFQVFWHYWKTSFADFVGSMVAFWVTLFVDVEIGIAAAVGYSLVYILLHLAFTQVTMVTKENLSELYPSCSSSSSPNPSTALTLLEDTMVFMLRDSILYPNAARTARQITDYIYSYSSGAHEKPSTTMDGPQHNTQGKSADRLWNDTKLRHIRNLRKEAGTSNSEESFLPIVRTVIIDMTRVTHVDTTGMQALADIRSALKDWACADAELTFVGLNDRVKERFQRAESCFDASSSEGEARDGGYIVFDALQTALYSPHSENVKESQNE; this comes from the exons ATGGGCCGAATACAGGGACTCAAAAAAGCCATCAAGCACGATCCCAATATCAGTCGATTCGTTAGCCTCAACGGCAACTGTTTGCCCAGGTTGCCTAAAGCTTCAGCGAACTACCTGGCCGCAAAGGTGCCCATAACGCAATGGATCACAGGGTATTCACTGGCATGGCTGTGGAGTGACCTAGTAGCGG GAGTCACAATCGGCATCCTATTGGTCCCTCAAAGTTTGGCCTATGCTAAAGTGGCCGAAATCCCTGCTCGCTATGGCCTCATCTCAAGCTGGCTGCCGACCTTGTTTTATACCATCATGGGCACGTCCAAAGACGTGACCGCCGGTCCGACTGCTATAATGGGCCTGCTAACAGGACAAATCGTAACGGATCTTGTGGCAGAGGGATATGATGCTGGGGCCATCGCCAGTGCTGCAGCGTTCTGGGTCGGCGTGTATTCATTGATCCTGGGGCTATTGCGTCTCGGGTTCCTGCTCGACTTCATTCCTCTCCCGGTTCTCTCAGGGTATGTCTCCGGCGCAGCAATCACCATCGTCCTTCAGCAACTCAAGGGTCTCTTCGGCGAGGGAAAAAGCGCAGACGACACAGCTGGCGTGATTCGTGTGTTCTTCCAACGCCTGCCCAATACTAACTGGCGGGCTTTCCTCATCGGCTTGTCCGGGATCATCCTGCTGCTAGGTCTGCAGTACGTAGGTCACAAATGGGGCAAATCTCATCGCAGCTTCTGGTATCTGTCCATCGCTCGCAACGCACTTgccctcatcatcttcaccctCATCAGCTGGGGCGTTAACAAGTCGCGCCCGGACGACCCCTTGTTCGGGATTTCCCAAGTCACTGGTGCAGGTATTATTCCTCCCCGGAAACCAGACAGCAACCTGCTTCTCAAGGTTGCGGGGCGCAGCGTGGCGGTCTTCATCGCTGCGGCGTTGGAGCATCTTGCTATCGGGAAGGCGTTCGGCCGCCGCCATGGATATGTTATCGAGCAGGACCAGGAACTCAACTATATCGGGCTAATTAACCTCTTTGGGAGCTTTTTCTCCTGTATGCCTGTTACTGGTGGATTCTCACGTACTGCTGTCAACTCCGAGTCTGGCGTGAAGAGCCCTTTGAGTGGTTTGGCCACTACAGCCTGCGTGCTTGTCAGTATCTATAAGCTGACGGATGCGTTCTACTGGATCCCCTCGGCGACTCTCTCGGCGATTATAGTTGTTGCGGTCTGGCAGATTATTGTCCCTTTCCAGGTCTTCTGGCATTATTGGAAGACGTCTTTTGCCGACTTTGTCGGGAGCATGGTTGCATTCTGGGTGACGCtgtttgtggatgttgagatcgGTATCGCTGCGGCTGTCGGTTACAGCTTGGTCTATATATTGCTCCACCTGGCTTTTACGCAAGTGACCATGGTGACAAAAGAAAACTTGTCGGAACTATACCCTTCctgttcatcatcatcatcacccaaCCCCAGCACAGCCTTGACATTGCTCGAGGACACAATGGTCTTCATGCTCCGGGACTCCATTCTATACCCAAACGCTGCGCGCACCGCTCGCCAGATCACGGACTATATCTACTCCTACAGTTCCGGGGCGCATGAGAAGCCATCAACTACAATGGATGGACCTCAGCACAATACCCAGGGAAAATCTGCCGATAGACTTTGGAACGACACCAAACTGCGACACATCCGCAACCTGCGGAAAGAGGCCGGCACCAGTAACAGCGAGGAGAGCTTCCTACCCATTGTTCGAACGGTTATTATTGACATGACTCGCGTCACACACGTAGATACCACAGGTATGCAGGCTCTAGCGGATATCCGGTCCGCGTTAAAGGATTGGGCATGCGCCGATGCCGAGCTTACGTTTGTCGGTCTGAATGATCGAGTTAAAGAGAGGTTTCAGCGGGCGGAAAGCTGCTTTGACGCGTCTTCGAGTGAAGGCGAGGCAAGGGATGGGGGTTATATCGTGTTTGATGCTCTTCAGACAGCATTATATAGTCCTCATTCGGAGAACGTGAAGGAGTCGCAGAACGAATAG